A genomic stretch from Limnobacter thiooxidans includes:
- a CDS encoding TMEM165/GDT1 family protein, with product MSAFLVSTGVIALAEIGDKTQLLAFLLATRFKKPIPIILGITVATLINHGLAGAVGSWITNTIDPETLRWILGVSFLAMAVWTLIPDKIEEEETQLATKLGVFGATFITFFLAEMGDKTQIATVAMSAHYGDVLMVVAGTTLGMLIADVPAVFAGDKLSEKIPMKLVHRIAASMFALLGVATLLGVGTDFAF from the coding sequence ATGTCGGCTTTTCTAGTATCAACCGGTGTCATTGCCCTCGCAGAAATCGGGGACAAAACACAGCTCCTTGCTTTTCTGCTCGCCACCCGGTTCAAAAAACCCATTCCAATCATTCTTGGCATCACAGTCGCTACGTTGATCAATCACGGCTTGGCTGGTGCTGTAGGCAGCTGGATCACCAACACAATCGATCCAGAAACCTTGCGCTGGATACTCGGTGTGTCGTTCCTTGCCATGGCCGTCTGGACACTGATCCCCGACAAGATCGAGGAAGAAGAAACCCAGCTTGCAACCAAGCTGGGCGTGTTCGGGGCAACCTTCATTACGTTCTTCCTGGCTGAGATGGGTGACAAAACCCAAATTGCCACCGTCGCCATGTCTGCCCATTACGGCGATGTGCTGATGGTCGTGGCAGGTACTACATTGGGCATGCTGATTGCTGATGTCCCTGCGGTATTTGCTGGCGACAAACTGTCCGAAAAAATTCCAATGAAACTGGTTCACCGCATCGCTGCAAGCATGTTCGCATTGCTGGGTGTGGCGACCCTGTTGGGTGTTGGTACTGATTTTGCTTTTTAA
- a CDS encoding OmpW/AlkL family protein: MKHTTHNQATSVLKTGFAMALLGLGLACSAHAAVDQPWMVRVRAVNMDMANQSDPIPALGVTATDTIEVSDKTIPELDISYFFTPNWAAELVLTYPQKHDVTLVNNGTRTALGTFKHLPPVLSLQYHFKPGAKFQPYAGLGVNYTKISSVKLAAGAQPLELEGHSTGLAFNLGADYHLQDNMYLNVDIKKVQLRSDVLANGAVVSKAKLDPLLVGVGIGWRF, encoded by the coding sequence ATGAAACACACCACACACAATCAAGCAACGTCAGTTTTAAAAACTGGTTTTGCCATGGCCTTGCTCGGGCTTGGTCTCGCCTGTTCAGCCCACGCTGCAGTAGACCAGCCATGGATGGTTCGCGTGCGGGCAGTGAACATGGACATGGCCAACCAGTCGGACCCGATCCCCGCCTTGGGCGTGACCGCGACGGACACAATCGAAGTCAGCGACAAGACCATACCTGAACTGGACATCAGCTATTTTTTCACACCCAACTGGGCTGCTGAATTGGTGTTGACCTACCCACAGAAACACGATGTCACACTGGTCAACAACGGTACCCGTACGGCCTTGGGAACTTTCAAACATCTCCCGCCGGTATTAAGCCTTCAATACCATTTCAAACCAGGTGCGAAGTTTCAACCCTATGCCGGCCTGGGTGTGAACTACACCAAAATTTCAAGCGTGAAACTGGCTGCAGGTGCCCAACCCCTTGAACTTGAGGGCCACAGCACCGGGTTGGCTTTCAATCTGGGTGCCGATTACCACCTTCAGGACAACATGTACCTGAATGTGGACATCAAGAAAGTGCAACTGCGAAGCGATGTATTGGCCAATGGCGCAGTGGTGTCGAAAGCCAAACTGGATCCCTTGCTGGTGGGCGTGGGTATCGGCTGGAGATTCTGA
- a CDS encoding sensor histidine kinase: MFKTRIFWAFGVLAVASVIQGILGWSTLRVADQNIQRGRVANELLVGFVDLSAEKQRLRLLLSESLIGRQVAPDELRQIQKNMISILDQLDSRAQRALSLYQGTREMDAEHAAREKALKVLRTSFTALDTSVPALLASARSSTIQWTDINRTFDMSDGLDLRTLLAESISRERLATARDRAAADASLKLLNAFAISATLTLSLVAVLLAVYFVRALSKPLKRIADGARELEAGNLDYRIPEHSNDEFSELAKAVNRMARELSKFRGQEMQARAELESLVQQRTFEVQEGLHRLEKLDLRRRQMFADISHELKTPTTAIRGEAEITLRGRDKDVVEYKETLVRIMDSAKHLGLVIEDMLTLARSDIDSLVMDRSPVRLEELVSESIDQMHPQLQKNRIDLRLDLSTQSMVLGDRQRLKQLFTIVLDNAVQYSPTDAAIDVVSQHITDAEGNRHAEITITDHGIGIPEADIDRVWDRHFRSDVAKRWRPDGHGLGLALASALTRAHFGQIELQSQLHAGTSVKILLPVFEATLEIDS; encoded by the coding sequence ATGTTTAAAACGCGAATCTTTTGGGCATTTGGTGTTCTGGCTGTTGCCTCGGTCATTCAGGGCATACTGGGATGGTCCACTTTGCGGGTTGCAGACCAGAATATTCAACGTGGCCGTGTCGCCAACGAACTTCTGGTGGGTTTTGTAGACCTGTCGGCCGAAAAACAGCGCTTGCGCTTGTTGTTGTCCGAAAGCCTGATCGGGCGACAGGTGGCGCCCGATGAACTGCGGCAAATCCAGAAAAACATGATCAGCATTCTTGATCAGCTGGACAGCCGGGCCCAACGCGCGTTGAGCCTTTATCAAGGCACCCGTGAAATGGATGCTGAACACGCAGCCAGAGAAAAAGCCCTGAAAGTGCTGCGCACCAGTTTCACCGCGCTGGACACCAGCGTACCCGCCTTGCTGGCTTCGGCCCGCTCTTCAACCATTCAATGGACAGACATCAACCGCACCTTTGACATGTCTGATGGGCTGGATTTGCGCACTTTGCTGGCTGAAAGCATTTCCCGCGAGCGCTTGGCCACCGCGCGCGACCGGGCTGCTGCCGACGCATCACTGAAGTTACTCAATGCCTTTGCAATTTCCGCCACCCTGACCTTGTCGCTGGTTGCGGTGTTGTTGGCTGTGTACTTTGTAAGGGCACTCAGCAAACCACTGAAACGCATTGCGGATGGCGCGCGCGAACTGGAAGCCGGGAACCTCGATTATCGAATTCCTGAACATTCCAACGACGAGTTCAGCGAACTGGCCAAAGCCGTTAACCGGATGGCGCGCGAACTGAGCAAGTTTCGGGGGCAGGAAATGCAGGCCAGGGCAGAACTTGAAAGCCTGGTTCAGCAAAGAACCTTCGAGGTTCAGGAAGGCTTGCATCGCCTCGAGAAACTGGACTTGCGCCGGCGACAAATGTTTGCTGACATCAGCCATGAATTGAAAACCCCTACCACAGCCATTCGGGGTGAGGCGGAAATTACCCTTCGTGGTCGGGACAAGGACGTGGTGGAGTACAAGGAAACACTGGTTCGTATCATGGACAGTGCCAAGCACCTGGGCCTGGTCATTGAAGACATGTTGACACTGGCCCGAAGTGACATTGATTCGCTGGTCATGGACAGAAGCCCTGTTCGTCTCGAAGAGTTGGTGAGTGAGTCCATTGATCAAATGCACCCTCAGCTTCAAAAAAATCGAATTGATCTTCGTCTGGATTTGAGTACCCAATCCATGGTGCTGGGTGACCGGCAACGTCTGAAGCAGTTGTTCACGATTGTGCTGGACAATGCCGTTCAGTATTCTCCAACCGATGCAGCCATTGATGTAGTCAGTCAGCACATCACAGATGCCGAGGGCAACAGGCACGCTGAAATCACCATCACAGACCACGGTATCGGTATTCCGGAAGCCGACATTGATCGAGTCTGGGACCGACATTTCCGCAGTGATGTCGCCAAACGCTGGCGCCCAGATGGCCACGGGCTAGGTTTAGCCCTTGCCAGTGCGCTCACACGTGCACATTTTGGACAAATTGAATTGCAAAGCCAACTCCACGCGGGAACCAGTGTCAAAATACTGTTGCCAGTATTTGAGGCCACCTTGGAGATTGATTCATGA
- a CDS encoding response regulator transcription factor, whose protein sequence is MRVLLVEDDELIANGVREALRRRAYQVDWINNGRDALNAALDNPFDLIILDLGLPGMDGLEVLGKLRAQHRLTPTIILSARGTTQNRIDGLNVGADDYLVKPFELEELFARIHAIERRTSGSATNVLRMGQIELDLAGLRVIYNGQEVTLQRREFSLLKKLMENPRQVFTREQLEESLYGWTSDLGSNAIDVYVHNIRKKLYSDVIKTLRGVGYRIDPNLSGQ, encoded by the coding sequence TTGAGAGTACTGCTGGTTGAGGATGATGAACTGATAGCGAACGGCGTTCGCGAGGCGCTACGCCGGCGGGCTTATCAGGTGGACTGGATCAACAACGGTCGGGATGCACTCAATGCCGCGCTCGACAATCCGTTTGACCTCATTATTCTTGACCTGGGTCTGCCCGGCATGGATGGGCTGGAAGTGTTGGGTAAATTGCGTGCCCAGCACAGGCTGACCCCCACCATCATTTTGAGTGCGCGCGGCACCACTCAGAACAGGATTGACGGCTTGAATGTAGGGGCTGACGATTACCTGGTCAAACCCTTCGAGCTGGAAGAGTTGTTCGCCAGAATTCATGCCATAGAACGGCGCACCAGCGGTTCAGCCACCAATGTGCTGCGCATGGGGCAAATTGAGTTGGACTTGGCCGGGTTACGCGTGATCTACAACGGCCAGGAAGTGACCCTGCAACGCCGTGAATTCAGTTTGCTCAAAAAATTGATGGAGAACCCGCGGCAGGTTTTCACCCGCGAGCAACTCGAAGAATCTTTGTATGGCTGGACCTCTGATTTGGGCAGCAATGCAATTGATGTCTACGTGCACAACATTCGCAAGAAGCTTTACAGCGATGTCATCAAGACATTGCGGGGCGTGGGTTATCGAATCGACCCAAATCTTTCAGGGCAATGA
- a CDS encoding ATP-binding protein has translation MNYSMRKRILFALVLALIVIMSMAAIISYRVALHEADEIFSARLATSARVLETLLARQVEHATIEKPVVIYLPEGLSETDPEVNSNLGHPYETKLAFQVWSADGRLLVRSEFAPEDRLGPLKAGFWEKESAGRSWHVFTLKSNDVWIEVAEEVGLRREIANDVGLTLSMPLLAGFVVLLLLVNLIVMIGFRPLAKLADSIEQRDPKDNSTLALEETPEELLPVVKALNSLLNRMASALAREQRFTDSAAHELRTPLAAMSVHAENAANAKDDEERDISLAFLLTGMSRTKHLVEQMLTYSRISVDAQGEPEVLVDLAEELTYLVSSQQATLEGSGLQIQLDLPEQPVQVKAQRGLLEILLRNLLDNACKHSSKPDEPVRVHLQIQPETKHACIRFANSALPIPVQEVPRLFEPYYRPADTRAKGNGLGLAIAREVAQLHGWTLELTRNSAQEGIEFSVEMPIE, from the coding sequence ATGAACTACTCCATGCGCAAGCGGATTCTATTTGCACTGGTACTGGCCTTGATCGTCATCATGAGCATGGCTGCGATCATCAGCTACAGGGTGGCCCTGCACGAGGCCGACGAAATCTTCAGTGCACGATTGGCCACTTCAGCACGGGTGCTGGAAACCCTGCTGGCCCGGCAGGTCGAACATGCCACCATTGAAAAGCCAGTGGTCATCTATTTGCCCGAGGGGCTGAGTGAGACGGATCCCGAGGTGAATTCGAACCTGGGTCACCCTTATGAAACCAAGCTGGCCTTTCAGGTCTGGAGTGCCGATGGACGTTTGCTGGTGCGCTCCGAGTTTGCACCAGAGGATCGCCTGGGACCACTCAAGGCTGGTTTTTGGGAGAAAGAGTCTGCGGGCAGGTCCTGGCATGTCTTCACGTTGAAAAGCAATGATGTCTGGATCGAAGTAGCGGAAGAGGTGGGCTTGCGTCGTGAAATAGCCAACGACGTGGGGCTGACACTCAGCATGCCCTTGCTGGCAGGTTTCGTGGTGTTGCTGTTGCTGGTCAACTTGATCGTGATGATTGGTTTTCGGCCCTTGGCCAAGCTGGCCGATTCGATTGAGCAGCGTGATCCGAAGGATAACTCAACCCTGGCCTTGGAGGAAACACCGGAAGAATTGCTGCCAGTTGTCAAAGCCTTGAACAGTCTTTTGAACAGAATGGCCAGTGCCTTGGCTCGGGAGCAGCGCTTCACCGATTCTGCCGCTCACGAACTGAGAACGCCACTGGCCGCCATGAGTGTTCATGCCGAGAACGCTGCCAATGCAAAAGATGATGAAGAGCGCGACATTTCATTGGCATTTCTTCTGACCGGCATGAGTCGTACCAAGCACCTGGTAGAGCAAATGCTGACCTACAGCCGAATCAGCGTAGATGCGCAGGGCGAGCCGGAGGTGTTGGTTGACCTTGCTGAAGAATTGACCTACCTGGTGAGTAGCCAGCAAGCTACCCTTGAGGGCAGCGGCTTGCAAATTCAACTGGATTTGCCTGAACAGCCCGTACAAGTAAAAGCGCAGCGGGGGTTGCTTGAAATTTTGCTGAGAAACCTGCTGGACAACGCCTGTAAGCACAGCAGCAAGCCGGATGAACCAGTGCGGGTTCATTTGCAGATTCAGCCTGAAACCAAACATGCCTGTATTCGTTTTGCAAACAGTGCCTTGCCCATACCTGTGCAGGAAGTGCCCCGCTTGTTTGAACCCTACTATCGACCCGCAGACACGCGTGCCAAAGGCAATGGCCTGGGATTGGCCATTGCCCGTGAAGTGGCACAACTGCATGGCTGGACACTGGAGTTGACTCGGAATTCCGCGCAAGAAGGTATTGAGTTCTCGGTGGAAATGCCTATTGAGTAA
- a CDS encoding class I SAM-dependent methyltransferase: protein MSSCRLCNSSFIQSWTAQDAKSGETLSMALCGGCGLVQQAVLPTDEALKIYYSHNYREDYKSTHQPKAKYVYRAGQSARDRLAFIERAGINPQDKRLLDIGAGGGEFCYMAGKAGFGAAGIEPHVGYSDYARQQYDVAVRTCGIEELGHSEVDVVTMFHVFEHLAHPTDAVKKIWSVLSEQGNLVIEVPNIHQSDASPHNIYFKAHLFYYSRFSLMAAVSQYFELVALEDNNNLFMAFRKRAQPLQSMVLPSAAQIMQTQIRLNQKGWTEYLVEGGGWKKVFLRAAKTVGESRLGKLPARGILDKVWEKRQKQKQPSWLWLSTGGGLIVAMELCLNLF from the coding sequence ATGAGTTCATGTCGTTTGTGCAATTCGTCATTCATTCAAAGCTGGACTGCCCAGGATGCAAAATCGGGAGAAACACTGTCGATGGCATTGTGTGGTGGTTGCGGTTTGGTGCAACAGGCTGTTCTACCCACCGATGAAGCGCTAAAAATCTATTACTCACACAACTACAGGGAAGACTACAAGTCCACCCACCAACCCAAGGCCAAGTATGTGTACCGTGCAGGCCAGTCAGCCAGAGACAGGCTGGCATTCATTGAGCGCGCCGGTATAAATCCCCAAGACAAAAGGCTGCTGGACATTGGTGCAGGGGGCGGTGAATTCTGCTACATGGCGGGCAAGGCTGGCTTTGGTGCGGCGGGAATCGAGCCCCATGTAGGTTATTCCGACTATGCGCGCCAGCAATATGATGTTGCTGTTCGCACCTGTGGTATCGAAGAACTCGGTCACAGTGAAGTGGATGTTGTGACCATGTTTCATGTTTTCGAACACTTGGCTCACCCCACCGATGCAGTGAAAAAAATATGGTCGGTGTTAAGTGAGCAAGGCAATCTCGTGATTGAAGTCCCCAACATTCACCAGTCCGATGCCAGCCCTCACAACATCTACTTCAAGGCACATCTTTTCTACTATTCACGATTCAGCCTGATGGCTGCTGTCAGCCAATACTTTGAACTGGTGGCACTGGAAGACAACAACAACCTCTTCATGGCGTTCAGGAAGCGCGCCCAGCCACTTCAGTCCATGGTCCTACCTTCGGCCGCTCAAATCATGCAAACACAAATCCGGCTGAACCAGAAAGGCTGGACCGAGTACCTGGTAGAAGGTGGAGGCTGGAAAAAGGTATTTCTGCGGGCAGCCAAAACAGTGGGAGAATCGCGACTGGGCAAATTGCCTGCGCGCGGCATTCTCGACAAAGTGTGGGAAAAAAGGCAGAAACAAAAACAGCCTTCTTGGTTGTGGTTGAGCACTGGTGGTGGGCTGATAGTCGCGATGGAGCTTTGCCTGAACCTGTTCTAG
- a CDS encoding response regulator transcription factor, with protein MNILIIEDDARVGSFLERGLKAEGYRVQWAKTGGEGIALARSMMDQISVASDKAVILLDVMLPDQNGFTVCQTLRSGGVHIPILMLTALSSLEDRVNGLRLGADDYLPKPFAFEEVLARIEVLARRSIQPRLETKSVLAVDDLEMDLEKMRVTRGGNPIELTAKELALLELLMSAPGRLFSRERILANVWGVNEDPLTNVVDVYIRRLRNKIDLEGFTPLIHTQRGLGYRLESIPDKS; from the coding sequence ATGAATATTTTGATCATTGAAGACGATGCACGCGTTGGCAGCTTTCTGGAAAGGGGGCTGAAAGCGGAGGGTTATCGGGTTCAATGGGCAAAAACGGGCGGGGAAGGCATTGCGCTGGCCCGTTCGATGATGGATCAAATCAGTGTGGCCAGTGACAAGGCGGTCATTTTGCTGGATGTCATGTTGCCCGATCAAAATGGCTTCACGGTGTGCCAGACCTTGCGCAGTGGTGGTGTGCACATTCCCATTCTCATGTTGACAGCCTTGAGCAGCCTGGAGGACCGTGTGAACGGTTTGCGCCTCGGCGCTGACGATTACCTCCCCAAACCTTTCGCTTTTGAGGAAGTACTGGCACGCATCGAGGTATTGGCACGTCGCAGTATCCAGCCACGACTGGAGACCAAATCAGTTTTGGCAGTCGACGATCTGGAAATGGATCTTGAAAAAATGCGGGTCACCCGTGGCGGCAATCCGATTGAGCTGACAGCCAAGGAACTCGCATTGCTCGAGTTGTTGATGTCGGCACCTGGCCGGCTGTTTAGCCGCGAACGCATATTGGCCAATGTGTGGGGTGTTAATGAAGACCCTTTGACCAACGTAGTTGATGTGTACATTCGGCGCTTGCGCAACAAGATTGACCTTGAAGGTTTCACACCCCTTATTCACACCCAGCGCGGGCTTGGCTATCGTTTGGAGTCGATTCCCGACAAATCCTGA
- a CDS encoding thioredoxin fold domain-containing protein, with amino-acid sequence MVISLAMNDVVYKFSVAEPAFTRLDPNQAIDEWHRLSMRLKVFHSAFKGYTGIVFLFTNKTMRNLAQTPFQSLIFGLILALLSIQIQAKEIEAKPMHYNMPSWFKSSFLDILADVDEARSAGKGLLIFFHLENCPFCAHLLKDNFTTGPNKEKIQRNFDVIGIDVKGDLPVVWVDGKTYTEKELAKKLGVFATPALFVLGPQHEVVKKVMGYKKPDEFMALLPFRKQ; translated from the coding sequence ATGGTGATCTCCCTTGCAATGAATGATGTTGTGTATAAGTTCAGTGTTGCAGAACCCGCTTTTACACGCCTTGATCCAAATCAAGCGATTGATGAATGGCATCGCTTGTCAATGCGATTGAAAGTTTTCCACTCCGCATTTAAGGGCTACACTGGGATTGTTTTTTTATTTACAAACAAGACAATGAGAAACCTCGCGCAAACCCCATTTCAGAGTTTGATTTTTGGACTGATTCTGGCGCTGTTGTCCATCCAAATCCAAGCCAAAGAAATTGAAGCCAAGCCGATGCACTACAACATGCCAAGTTGGTTCAAATCCAGTTTTCTGGACATACTTGCTGATGTGGATGAAGCGCGTTCTGCAGGTAAGGGATTGCTGATATTTTTTCATCTTGAAAACTGTCCGTTTTGTGCACATTTGCTGAAAGACAATTTCACCACCGGACCGAACAAGGAAAAAATCCAGCGTAATTTCGATGTGATCGGAATTGATGTGAAAGGCGATTTGCCCGTGGTCTGGGTCGATGGGAAAACCTATACGGAAAAAGAGCTGGCCAAGAAACTGGGTGTGTTTGCAACCCCCGCGTTGTTTGTGCTGGGTCCACAGCATGAAGTGGTCAAAAAGGTCATGGGCTACAAGAAGCCTGACGAATTCATGGCTCTATTGCCGTTCAGGAAACAATAA
- a CDS encoding tetratricopeptide repeat protein, translating to MKKYLNKFALGLITLTQFAWAAPSEEVQRLQTEWAQAMYQDSGKAKETHLGKLAEQSRSLVAQNPKDADALIWQGIVLGSYAGNVGGLGALSLVKEAKVSLESAIALNPKALDGSAYTSLGSLYYQVPGWPLGFGDDKKAEEFLKLGLSVNPNGIDPNYFYGDFLFRDGRTADAEAALKKALQAPARPGRESADEGRRKEINALLAKIKSGKS from the coding sequence ATGAAAAAGTACCTGAATAAATTTGCCCTTGGTCTGATTACGCTGACTCAATTCGCATGGGCTGCGCCCAGCGAAGAAGTGCAACGACTTCAAACCGAGTGGGCGCAAGCCATGTACCAGGATTCGGGCAAGGCCAAGGAAACCCACCTCGGTAAACTGGCTGAGCAGTCCCGCAGCCTGGTTGCCCAGAATCCCAAAGACGCAGACGCATTGATCTGGCAAGGCATTGTGCTGGGCAGTTATGCGGGCAATGTGGGTGGCTTGGGGGCATTGAGTCTGGTGAAAGAGGCCAAAGTGTCGCTTGAAAGTGCCATCGCCCTGAATCCCAAGGCGCTGGATGGTTCTGCCTATACCAGCCTGGGTTCATTGTACTACCAGGTTCCTGGTTGGCCCCTTGGCTTTGGCGATGACAAAAAGGCGGAAGAGTTTCTCAAACTGGGTTTGAGCGTCAATCCAAATGGCATTGATCCCAACTACTTTTATGGCGATTTTCTGTTTCGCGATGGTCGAACTGCCGATGCTGAAGCAGCCTTGAAAAAAGCGCTTCAAGCACCAGCACGCCCAGGCCGTGAATCTGCGGATGAAGGGCGTCGCAAAGAAATCAATGCCTTGCTTGCAAAAATCAAGTCTGGAAAATCCTGA
- a CDS encoding porin, whose product MKKIAIKLVAMGIAAAVMPLQASESTSAPLELYMDTTTKQIFAEPGAGRVKLGVFKQADTEAAPAAVAQETREEILAEVDKKIASSVKSNSGSGFKLRGYVQARHSTILSGDKAIDLWTDRSVGDSNSLSNNVDNFLIRRGRLVFSGDVGDRFSYYIQPDFASSAGTTGNILQLRDAYGDISVDKQKVHRFRVGQSKVPFGFENLQSSQNRLTLDRADALNSAVRDERDTGVFYYYTPVETQELFSEISKAGLKHSGNYGMFGFGVYNGQGPNRRDTNDGLHTVARFTYPLKAGSGQFYEFGVQGYTGKFVPVTGGFRANSTGGTVNIANPSSDPRLRDGFDDQRVGVSAVMYPQPFGLQAEWNWGKSPGLEKDTLMIDERNVHGGYLQAMYLHKTANYGNVLPFVKWQYFDGFNKAETNAPKNEVNDWEIGVEWQLNKEVEMTAVYHILDRNNLITGNRMGREDYANFTSDALRLQVQYNF is encoded by the coding sequence ATGAAAAAAATTGCAATAAAACTGGTGGCGATGGGTATTGCCGCAGCCGTGATGCCACTTCAAGCCAGCGAATCAACAAGTGCTCCACTCGAGCTTTATATGGACACCACCACCAAGCAGATTTTCGCGGAGCCCGGTGCAGGCCGCGTGAAACTGGGGGTGTTCAAACAAGCCGACACGGAGGCTGCCCCCGCCGCTGTGGCTCAGGAAACCCGTGAAGAAATTTTGGCCGAAGTGGACAAGAAAATTGCGAGCAGCGTGAAAAGCAACAGCGGCTCTGGCTTCAAGCTTCGGGGCTATGTGCAGGCTCGCCATTCAACAATCCTGTCTGGCGACAAGGCGATTGACCTGTGGACCGACCGTTCAGTGGGTGACAGCAATTCACTGTCAAACAACGTGGACAACTTCCTGATCCGGCGCGGTCGCCTCGTGTTTTCAGGCGATGTGGGCGACCGCTTCAGCTACTACATTCAACCAGACTTCGCGTCATCGGCAGGAACAACCGGAAACATTCTTCAATTGCGTGACGCCTACGGCGACATCTCAGTGGACAAGCAAAAGGTTCACCGATTCCGCGTGGGTCAGTCCAAGGTACCCTTTGGCTTCGAAAACCTGCAGTCCAGCCAGAACCGCTTGACGCTTGATCGCGCCGACGCACTGAACAGTGCGGTTCGCGATGAACGGGACACCGGTGTTTTCTATTACTACACTCCTGTCGAAACCCAGGAATTGTTCTCGGAAATTTCCAAGGCAGGCCTGAAACACTCCGGCAATTACGGCATGTTCGGTTTTGGCGTGTACAACGGTCAGGGCCCCAACCGCCGCGACACGAACGACGGTCTGCACACAGTGGCCCGGTTCACGTACCCCTTGAAAGCCGGCAGCGGACAGTTCTACGAGTTTGGCGTTCAAGGTTACACGGGAAAGTTTGTACCGGTAACAGGTGGATTCCGTGCGAACTCAACTGGAGGAACAGTGAACATCGCAAACCCAAGCAGTGATCCACGTTTGCGCGATGGTTTCGATGACCAGCGCGTTGGTGTCAGCGCAGTGATGTACCCGCAGCCTTTTGGTCTTCAAGCGGAATGGAACTGGGGCAAGAGCCCAGGCCTGGAAAAAGACACCTTGATGATTGACGAACGAAATGTTCACGGCGGTTATCTTCAGGCCATGTACCTCCACAAGACAGCAAACTACGGCAACGTGTTGCCCTTCGTGAAGTGGCAGTACTTTGACGGATTCAACAAGGCCGAAACGAATGCACCCAAAAACGAAGTCAACGACTGGGAAATCGGGGTGGAGTGGCAGTTGAACAAGGAAGTAGAGATGACGGCCGTGTACCACATCCTGGACAGGAACAACCTGATCACTGGCAACCGCATGGGTCGTGAAGACTACGCCAACTTCACCAGTGATGCCTTGCGCTTGCAGGTTCAATACAACTTTTAA
- a CDS encoding SDR family oxidoreductase, translating into MSQLNAYRTILTGATGGIGRAMALQLARHSESLLLLGRNASALNQIRMELLKEFPELSVVCLSGDLLDTQYRREIASYAQEAQINLLVNNAGINHFGSVNASDASAQTEIIETNLLAPMHLTKVLLPALLSQDKAQIIQVGSIFGYIGYPGNAAYCASKFGLRGYAQALARELSHTSLKVKYLAPRATATAINKGAVEELNTELGVSTDTPEFVATQLIKLLQSDRFDMKLGFPERLFVFLNQLFPRINDNAIHKQLPTIERYWSAP; encoded by the coding sequence ATGAGTCAGCTCAATGCTTACCGCACCATATTGACTGGCGCAACAGGTGGCATAGGCCGCGCGATGGCTTTGCAGCTGGCCAGGCATTCCGAAAGCCTGTTGTTGCTGGGTCGAAATGCATCTGCACTGAACCAGATCCGCATGGAGTTGCTGAAAGAATTTCCAGAACTGTCGGTGGTTTGTTTGAGTGGTGATTTGCTGGATACGCAGTATCGGCGGGAAATTGCCAGCTACGCACAAGAGGCCCAAATCAACCTGTTGGTCAACAACGCAGGAATCAACCATTTTGGTTCGGTCAATGCCTCGGACGCAAGCGCGCAGACCGAGATCATCGAAACGAATCTGCTTGCGCCCATGCACCTGACCAAGGTGCTCTTGCCTGCCTTGTTGTCACAGGACAAGGCCCAGATCATTCAGGTGGGCTCGATTTTCGGTTACATCGGCTACCCGGGCAACGCTGCATACTGCGCCAGCAAGTTTGGTCTGCGTGGCTATGCACAGGCTTTGGCACGTGAACTTTCACACACTTCATTGAAAGTGAAGTACCTGGCACCTAGGGCGACTGCCACAGCCATCAACAAGGGTGCTGTGGAAGAGCTGAATACCGAACTGGGCGTGTCGACCGACACACCGGAGTTTGTAGCAACCCAATTGATCAAGTTGCTTCAAAGCGACCGGTTCGATATGAAACTGGGCTTTCCCGAGCGTCTGTTTGTCTTCCTTAACCAGCTGTTTCCGCGCATTAACGACAACGCAATTCACAAACAACTACCCACCATTGAAAGATATTGGAGTGCACCATGA